The DNA window GTAATGCAATAATAATAGAAACAATGGTTCCGATAGTAGTAGCAACAATAATATCTCCTTTTTTAATTGCAACATAAATGGTAAGTGCTGCAGGAATCATCATAATCAAACCCTTAGGATTCATGTATCCTTGCAAAGTCTCATAAGGAACATTCGAAATACTTCCTCCACCACCAAGGATTGCAATAAATACAAGAGTTATCCCTGCTGCCACTAAAGAATATTTTAATCTTGATTTTACTACACCACCAACATCCGTACCTTGGCTTGTAGCAGAAACAATCGTTGTATCAGAAATTGGTGCAAGATTATCTCCAAATGCACCTCCACCTACAATAGCCCCTGCAAGCACAACTGGATTTGCTCCTAGTAACACGCCAGCTGGATATAAAACAGACATACCAGCAGCAATAGTTCCAAAACCAGTACCTGCAGCTGTTGCAAAAACAGCACTTGCTATAAATGATACCATTACAAAAATAGTACCACTAGCTCCTATATGATAAGCTGCCCAAATAATTCCTTCTACCAACCCCGATGATCTTAAAACACCCGCAAATACCCCTGCAAATATCCAACAGGCAACAGGTACGATTGCAATTTTATCTGCCATTCCCTCAATAACAATCTCTGAATATTTCATTCGATCCTTTGAAAAAAAGAATGTAATCATAATACCTGCCATAGCACCAATCCACATACCTTTAACATCTGGCGCTTTCAAAGCTGAAATATAAATAGCCACAACTACAAACACTAAAAAAGGTAAAAATGAAATCCATCCGCCTCCATAAAAATCTAATTTTTTATTTTCTTCCATGCATATTCCCCCTTTTTCTTAGTTGCAAAATATAGTAGCAATTACCATGCCAATATATAAACCTTTTCAGAATTGTCGTTTTGTTCGCTCAATTGTTTATTTTCAGCTGTTTTCCAAATAAAAAAAGATATCCTTCCTAACCTATGAAAGATATCTTTTTAAAATAGGAAATAAATTTCCCATGACCTATGTAATTTTTTTCCTATTTTAATTCATATTCTACAATTTTATTGAATAACTGTCTTCTGCTTATTTGCAACTGTCTTGCTGTTTCAGTAATATTTTTATCACATTTTTCTAATGCTTTTTCTATATATCTTGCTTCTACTTCTTTTTTTATTTCTTTTAGAGGTCTTATGTCCTCTAACTCATCACATAGATAAACCCTCCTGTTTTCTGGGAGATCCCTAGTTCGAATTATACCATTTTCAGATAACACCACTAATCTTTCTACAATATTTTTCATTTCTCTTACATTTCCTGGGTAATCATAGGATAAGAGAAAATCCGTTACTCCCTTTTCAATTTTTACAATCCTTTTTTTTAAATCATTTTTAGATTTTTCAAAGAAAAAATCTATCAATATAGAAAGATCTTCTCTCCTTTGTCTTAGTGGAGGGATTTCTAATAGAATTGTATTGATTCGATAAAATAAATCTTCTCGAAATACTCCCTTTGCTACAGCCATAGGAATATCCCTATTGGTTGCTGAGATAACTCTTAAATCTACTTGGATTGCTTTATTACTTCCAATTCGTTCAATACACTTTGTTTCAAGGGTTCTTAAAAGCTTAACTTGTGTAGATATAGGCATTTCGCCTATTTCATCTAAAAATAAAGTCCCACCATGTGCCTCTTCAAATCTTCCAATTCTTCGTTCTATAGCTCCTGTAAAAGCACCTTTTTCATGTCCAAACAACTCAGATTCTAATAACCCTTCTGATAATGCTTGACAATTTACAGCTACAAAATGTCCATCTTTTCTATTACTGCACTGATGAATATATCTTGCTAATACTTCCTTTCCAACACCTGATTCTCCCATGATTAATATATTCACATGACTATTGGCTGCCTTTTTAGCAATATCTAATAATTTTTGAAATCGATTGTTATTTGTCCTTAACAAACAATTTCCACTCATTTGATTATTTCTAAAAATTTTATTATCATTCTCTAACCGATAAAGCTTTCTTAGTTTTTCTATTTCTATGAGGAGTGTCTCGGGATCATGGCTTTTTATAAAATAACTAAAAGCCCCTTTTTTCATGGCACTTACTGCACTTTCAACGGAAGCATATCCTGTTACCAAAATTACAGCCAGTTCTGGATATTTTTCTTTGATCTTTTCAAGTAAGACTGTCCCATTCATTCCCTCCATCATTAAATCTGTTAAAACCACATCAAAGCTATCTTTCTCCAACTTTTTTAATGCTTCAAAACCAGAATCGGCTACATCCGTATCATATCCTTTTTCCTCTAAAATCATTTTAAATACATCTTGATAGGCTTCTTCATCATCTACAATGAGTATTTTAAACTTTCTCATTCCTTTTCTCCTCCTTTAAAGGTACAACAATTTCAAAGGTAGTTCCTTTCCCTAATTCACTGCTAACCCTTATAACTCCCCCAAGCTTCTGAATTTCATTATAAGTAATATAAAGCCCTAAGCCCGTTCCCTTTCCTGGAGCTTTTGTCGTATAAAAAGGATTAAATATATGCTCTATATCTTCTTTTTTTATTCCCATCCCTGTATCCCTACAAATGATCAATAAATTATTTTCTTTCTTTTCACAAATAATTTTAAAAAATCCTCCCTTTGGCATAGCATCAATAGCATTAGAAACTAAATTGATAATAATATGCTTTAAAGATTCCTGATTTATATAACAGAAAAAATCATGACAATTTAATTCACTTTGAATATTTTGTTTTTCCATTAATTTTTTTTCTAGCTTTAATATGCTCTCTATAAAACATTTTATAGAAATTCTTTCCCATGTATCTCCTGATATTCTTGAAAAATTCAACAAATTATCAATAATATTATTAGCTCGATCCACAGAAGATTCCATCATATTTATGGCTTTATTGATACTTATATCCTCTCCATTCATTTTATTTTTCAAGATATAAGCATAGTTTCTGATAATACCTAGGGGATTTCTAATCTCATGGGCTACTCCCGCTGCCAATTGTCCTACTGCTGCCATTTTATTGGCTTGCAATAATTGTTTTTCATTCATTCTAATATCTGTTACATCTTCCATTACAATAAGAATCTTTACTGTTTCACTATTTTTATCTTTCAATGGAAACATCTTCAAATCAAATATTTTTTCCTTATATTTTATCTGTTTTCTATCTTCAGTTTCACTCATAAAATATCCTTTTAAAACTTGTTTATGATTCAACCATGATAAAATTGAAAATTTTCCACAATAATTTCCTATAATATTCTTTCTATTTTCTCCTATGTGCTTACAAAAGGATTGATTTACATTAATAATCCTTCCTTCTTGGTCTATAACAACCATAAAATGAGTCAAGCTATCAAAGGTAGTTTGTAAATCGTTCCTGCTCATATAAAGTTCTTCTGTTCTTTTTCTGACCTCTTCCTTTAATTTTTCATTCCATGAATAAAAAATATAAAATGTAATAAATAATACCATCAATATAATTCCCAAAATCATAGTAATTTTGTCAGATAGTCGGACCTTTGATATAGGTGCTGATACACCTAACCATTTTT is part of the Crassaminicella profunda genome and encodes:
- a CDS encoding Na+/H+ antiporter NhaC family protein, coding for MEENKKLDFYGGGWISFLPFLVFVVVAIYISALKAPDVKGMWIGAMAGIMITFFFSKDRMKYSEIVIEGMADKIAIVPVACWIFAGVFAGVLRSSGLVEGIIWAAYHIGASGTIFVMVSFIASAVFATAAGTGFGTIAAGMSVLYPAGVLLGANPVVLAGAIVGGGAFGDNLAPISDTTIVSATSQGTDVGGVVKSRLKYSLVAAGITLVFIAILGGGGSISNVPYETLQGYMNPKGLIMMIPAALTIYVAIKKGDIIVATTIGTIVSIIIALLFGLNSFENLFYVKDGAVGGVLVNGIGGMVDICILALLVLSCVHIMKAGGGDKKLLELAETFVKTARSAEISIAGLVIAMSTVMGLNAPPILAVGTSYAKPIGEKFKIHPYRRANLLDATACTLVYSLPWTPALLFAQSFAKSANEQFGDVVPALTPNQLAPWIIYCWVLLAIMIFAIGSGWGRVYVGPNGEPVKKLEKEVA
- a CDS encoding ATP-binding protein codes for the protein MKQKHLYIYLIFIFLITVFMNQFVDNKYDISFIEYIKNSRELTIREENWLKKHKPIIFAADRNAPPLRYVDNENGQYKGITIDYVNALSIELGAEIKLKPLVWREALSSLEKGETDICDMFPSEQRGRKYLFSDPIYSLRGVILVSNKNEEIKHQQDLKGKNVAVPKGDYAIEYLNKNVVGISYTYTHDIHHAVEELLKGKVDAVVGDEPVISYFIDEMQAKDYVKIVDPPIYENDVVFGVPKSEKILLSIINKGIFNLKKKKVLEKTQQKWLGVSAPISKVRLSDKITMILGIILMVLFITFYIFYSWNEKLKEEVRKRTEELYMSRNDLQTTFDSLTHFMVVIDQEGRIINVNQSFCKHIGENRKNIIGNYCGKFSILSWLNHKQVLKGYFMSETEDRKQIKYKEKIFDLKMFPLKDKNSETVKILIVMEDVTDIRMNEKQLLQANKMAAVGQLAAGVAHEIRNPLGIIRNYAYILKNKMNGEDISINKAINMMESSVDRANNIIDNLLNFSRISGDTWERISIKCFIESILKLEKKLMEKQNIQSELNCHDFFCYINQESLKHIIINLVSNAIDAMPKGGFFKIICEKKENNLLIICRDTGMGIKKEDIEHIFNPFYTTKAPGKGTGLGLYITYNEIQKLGGVIRVSSELGKGTTFEIVVPLKEEKRNEKV
- a CDS encoding sigma-54-dependent transcriptional regulator, yielding MRKFKILIVDDEEAYQDVFKMILEEKGYDTDVADSGFEALKKLEKDSFDVVLTDLMMEGMNGTVLLEKIKEKYPELAVILVTGYASVESAVSAMKKGAFSYFIKSHDPETLLIEIEKLRKLYRLENDNKIFRNNQMSGNCLLRTNNNRFQKLLDIAKKAANSHVNILIMGESGVGKEVLARYIHQCSNRKDGHFVAVNCQALSEGLLESELFGHEKGAFTGAIERRIGRFEEAHGGTLFLDEIGEMPISTQVKLLRTLETKCIERIGSNKAIQVDLRVISATNRDIPMAVAKGVFREDLFYRINTILLEIPPLRQRREDLSILIDFFFEKSKNDLKKRIVKIEKGVTDFLLSYDYPGNVREMKNIVERLVVLSENGIIRTRDLPENRRVYLCDELEDIRPLKEIKKEVEARYIEKALEKCDKNITETARQLQISRRQLFNKIVEYELK